The Diorhabda sublineata isolate icDioSubl1.1 chromosome 6, icDioSubl1.1, whole genome shotgun sequence genome includes a window with the following:
- the LOC130446118 gene encoding uncharacterized protein LOC130446118 isoform X2: MEVYNEPIKRDVSPPSSTPKDDSYFNRERTLVLIDLFKKYKPALAKGDIKTMKEMWEIIANELTNQFGIPITGAKCQNKFKVLERGYKKLQNDYETGKRFKKHFPYAKEFKDLKLRKYEFVPGLVAPYTNINMTTNTEKLESSSTESAAEVTYTEAVYVTDESYVPQTTNIEVAQTEYVNTTTEPIEAAEVTVHTSTIEQKVPPTQWSEDVFFNRKKTLALISLFKEYEPQVSVGTIKTKKEMWGTIAGHMTEQFGVPITGAKCENRFKVLERNFKNLELHNSKRFKEGLPPRRYEFEEELREIFGDKFKNLIEQKTDKIQPSTSNETPVAPTIDVNSPPFTIRVLEAQSIPLELPVPDKIERILLGIKADLQYYQNERLKVEWRKLAVEEEKLKLEKRKLKLLEDQKRSES, from the coding sequence ATGGAAGTCTATAATGAACCTATAAAAAGGGATGTTTCACCACCGTCCTCTACCCCAAAAGACGATAGTTATTTTAATAGAGAGAGGACTTTAGTTTTAATAGAcctgtttaaaaaatataaaccagCATTAGCTAAAGGGgatataaaaacaatgaaagaaATGTGGGAAATTATCGCAAACGAGCTCACTAATCAATTTGGAATCCCTATAACTGGTGccaaatgtcaaaataaatttaaagtatTAGAAAGGGGTTACAAGAAATTGCAAAATGATTATGAAACTGgaaaacgatttaaaaaacatttcccGTACGCGAAAGAATTTAAAGatctaaaattgagaaaatatgaatttgtacCAGGTCTTGTGGCACCATATACGAATATAAACATGACCACCAATACGGAAAAACTCGAAAGTTCATCAACAGAAAGTGCAGCAGAAGTCACATACACGGAAGCAGTCTACGTAACTGACGAAAGTTACGTGCCCCAAACAACTAACATAGAAGTTGCTCAAACGGAATATGTTAATACTACAACGGAACCAATAGAAGCAGCTGAAGTCACCGTTCACACATCCACAATAGAGCAGAAAGTCCCACCTACACAATGGTCTGAAGATGTTTTTTTCAACCGAAAAAAGACATTAGCCCTAATTAGTCTATTCAAAGAATACGAACCCCAAGTTTCTGTGGGGaccataaaaacaaaaaaagaaatgtgGGGAACCATAGCTGGACACATGACAGAACAATTTGGTGTTCCGATTACAGGCGCTAAATGCGAAAATCGTTTCAAAGTGTTAGAGAGGAATTTCAAAAACCTGGAATTGCACAATTCTAAACGGTTCAAAGAAGGTCTTCCGCCTAGGCGATACGAATTCGAGGAAGAACTTCGAGAAATATTTGGAGACAAATTCAAAAATCTGATAGAACAGAAAACAGATAAAATACAACCGTCGACGTCTAATGAAACTCCTGTTGCACCAACTATAGATGTAAATTCACCTCCTTTCACTATACGTGTACTTGAAGCACAATCTATCCCTTTAGAATTACCTGTACCAGATAAAATTGAACGGATTTTACTTGGAATTAAAGCTGATCTCCAATATTATCAAAATGAAAGATTAAAGGTTGAATGGAGGAAATTGgcagtagaagaagaaaaattgaaacttgaaaagagaaaattaaagtTACTTGAAGATCAAAAACGATCAGAATCTTAG
- the LOC130446118 gene encoding uncharacterized protein LOC130446118 isoform X1, which produces MSDGMEVYNEPIKRDVSPPSSTPKDDSYFNRERTLVLIDLFKKYKPALAKGDIKTMKEMWEIIANELTNQFGIPITGAKCQNKFKVLERGYKKLQNDYETGKRFKKHFPYAKEFKDLKLRKYEFVPGLVAPYTNINMTTNTEKLESSSTESAAEVTYTEAVYVTDESYVPQTTNIEVAQTEYVNTTTEPIEAAEVTVHTSTIEQKVPPTQWSEDVFFNRKKTLALISLFKEYEPQVSVGTIKTKKEMWGTIAGHMTEQFGVPITGAKCENRFKVLERNFKNLELHNSKRFKEGLPPRRYEFEEELREIFGDKFKNLIEQKTDKIQPSTSNETPVAPTIDVNSPPFTIRVLEAQSIPLELPVPDKIERILLGIKADLQYYQNERLKVEWRKLAVEEEKLKLEKRKLKLLEDQKRSES; this is translated from the exons ATGTCAG atgGCATGGAAGTCTATAATGAACCTATAAAAAGGGATGTTTCACCACCGTCCTCTACCCCAAAAGACGATAGTTATTTTAATAGAGAGAGGACTTTAGTTTTAATAGAcctgtttaaaaaatataaaccagCATTAGCTAAAGGGgatataaaaacaatgaaagaaATGTGGGAAATTATCGCAAACGAGCTCACTAATCAATTTGGAATCCCTATAACTGGTGccaaatgtcaaaataaatttaaagtatTAGAAAGGGGTTACAAGAAATTGCAAAATGATTATGAAACTGgaaaacgatttaaaaaacatttcccGTACGCGAAAGAATTTAAAGatctaaaattgagaaaatatgaatttgtacCAGGTCTTGTGGCACCATATACGAATATAAACATGACCACCAATACGGAAAAACTCGAAAGTTCATCAACAGAAAGTGCAGCAGAAGTCACATACACGGAAGCAGTCTACGTAACTGACGAAAGTTACGTGCCCCAAACAACTAACATAGAAGTTGCTCAAACGGAATATGTTAATACTACAACGGAACCAATAGAAGCAGCTGAAGTCACCGTTCACACATCCACAATAGAGCAGAAAGTCCCACCTACACAATGGTCTGAAGATGTTTTTTTCAACCGAAAAAAGACATTAGCCCTAATTAGTCTATTCAAAGAATACGAACCCCAAGTTTCTGTGGGGaccataaaaacaaaaaaagaaatgtgGGGAACCATAGCTGGACACATGACAGAACAATTTGGTGTTCCGATTACAGGCGCTAAATGCGAAAATCGTTTCAAAGTGTTAGAGAGGAATTTCAAAAACCTGGAATTGCACAATTCTAAACGGTTCAAAGAAGGTCTTCCGCCTAGGCGATACGAATTCGAGGAAGAACTTCGAGAAATATTTGGAGACAAATTCAAAAATCTGATAGAACAGAAAACAGATAAAATACAACCGTCGACGTCTAATGAAACTCCTGTTGCACCAACTATAGATGTAAATTCACCTCCTTTCACTATACGTGTACTTGAAGCACAATCTATCCCTTTAGAATTACCTGTACCAGATAAAATTGAACGGATTTTACTTGGAATTAAAGCTGATCTCCAATATTATCAAAATGAAAGATTAAAGGTTGAATGGAGGAAATTGgcagtagaagaagaaaaattgaaacttgaaaagagaaaattaaagtTACTTGAAGATCAAAAACGATCAGAATCTTAG